Within Thamnophis elegans isolate rThaEle1 chromosome 11, rThaEle1.pri, whole genome shotgun sequence, the genomic segment TAAGGGCAGCTGGGGATTCCTCTGACCGAGTCCCATCACCACAAACAGGTTGACCTGTCCCCGTTCCTATCGGACAGAGCTCCAGACGCCTACTCCCTTCCAGCGTCTGAATCAAAGCTGTCCCGTTATTGCGACCCCCGGGATCAgtttggggaaggaaggaagaagttcaGAAAGCCACAATCGCCGTGCTCCAAGGGTTGAGGTTTCGCAGCACCGATTCGTCGCAACAGATTTGCCCGGGCTCTGCCTCAGcccctcctgcctcctcctcctccttctcttgccGCCTTCTCCGCGGattgttgcccccgaaggactttTTGCTGAGGAGTCCCGAGAAACTGGAGCCAAAGATGCTGATGAGGTTGGCCACGTTGCCAGTCTCCatgtcgtcctcctcctcctctttctccctgcgGCTCTTTTTCAGCGGAGAGGAGGTCCCGGGAGACGTTTCCTCGGGATGCAGAGCAGCGTTCCGCTTTCTGGAGCAGTCGAGAGCAGGAGCCGCCTCGGCCGGCCGTTTGCCAGCTTCGCTCGCGAAAGAGGAGCCGCAGCAGGAGCCGCAGCAGCGCGGCAACCGCTGAACTTCCCAGCCGGACGACGGAAGCTTCCGGCACCAAGGAGAAGTCCGGGGATCACAGGGCAACATCGCTGGTGGCAGAAAggcgcgaggaggaggaggaggaggaggaggagagaagaagggcaGCGGCGGGCGCCCTCCTTCCTCCCCGCCTTCTCGGAGAGGATTCGGCGCAGCGGCTGCCGACgggggagcagcagcagccgcagccAGAGGAGGCGAAGGGGAGCAACCGAGTTCGCTCAAGTAGACTTGCCGGGCGCTGCGCAGGACAAGCGACACGAGGAGGTTTTTGTGCAGTTTCACGCCGCCGCGTTGGCCCCGCGCGCTGTACATCTTGCCCAGCGAGATGCTGACGATCCGGTGAGCTTCCAGCTTGCACTCCATGCCGCCCCTCCTGCAGGCAACTTCGCCGCTGGCGGCCACCCaacggagagagagacacaaaggaAGCCTTTCCCTTAAAAATAAAGAGGTTGCGCTCGTGCACACGCGCGAAACCCGGAGCTCTTCCTTGCTTTGAAACGAGCTGGAGCGAACCGCGGCGCGGAATCCAGCCGCCTTGCATTCATTCCACCGCCGAATGCAAAAGCCTGTTCGGGACGCGCGCTTTTTATATCGCCCCCCTTTGCGTTCCGACCAATCCGAACCCCTCCCCCGGCCCTCCCCAGCCGCGCTTGAACCGTCTTTCCGCCAACCCCAGGCCAGCCTCCGGCGCGcgcctcctctttttttttttttttttttttgcgcgcGCGCCCGCGCCCGTTCCCCGACCTTCGGCCAATGAGGGAAGGTTGCAAGAATGAAGGTTGCAGCGCTGAGTCTGCCTGCTTTTAAAAGAGCaacgctaaaaaaaaaaaaaccctcgtgGGTTCCGGAGAAGACGTCGCGGTTCGCTTCCGTGGGGGATTGTGGCGAAAGGGGAGGTTGCAAGAATGAAGGTTGCAGCGCTGAGTCTGCCTGCTTTTAAAAGAGCAACGCTAAAAAACCCTCGTGGGCTTCCGTGGGGGGATTGTGGCGAAAGGGAAGGTTGCAAGAATGAAGATTGCAAGAATGAAGGTTGCAGCGCTGGTCTCCCTGCTTTTAAAAGAGCAACGCTAAAAAACCCTCGTGGGCTTCCGTGGGGAATTGTGGCGAAAGGGAAGGTTGCAAGAATGAAGATTGCAAGAATGAAGGTTGCAGCGCTGGTCTGCCTGTTTTTAAAAGAGCAACGCTAAAAAACCCTCGTGGGCTTCCGTGGGGGGATTGTGGCGAAAGGGGAGGTTGCAAGAATGAAGGTTGCAAGAATGAAGGTTGCAGCGCTGAGTCTGCCTGCTTTTAAAAGAGCAACGCTAAAAAACCCTCGTGGGCTTCCGTGGGGAATTGTGGCGAAAGGGAAGGTTGCAAGAATGAAGATTGCAAGAATGAAGGTTGCAGCGCTGGTCTCCCTGCTTTTAAAAGAGCAACGCTAAAAAACCCTCGTGGGCTTCCGTGGGGAATTGTGGCGAAAGGGAAGGTTGCAAGAATGAAGATTGCAAGAATGAAGGTTGCATAGCTGGTCTCCCTGCTTTTAAAAGAGCAACGCTAAAAAACCCTCGTGGGCTTCCGTGGGGGGATTGTGGCGGTTGCAAGAATTAAGGTTGCAGCGCTGGTCTGCCTGTTTTTAAAAGAGCAACGCTAAAAAACCCTCGTGGGCTTCCGTGGGGGGATTGTGGCGAAAGGGGAGGTTGCAAGAATGAAGATTGCAAGAATGAAGGTTGCAGCGCTGGTCTCCCTGCTTTTAAAAGAGCAACGCTAAAAAACCCTCGTGGGCTTCCGTGGGGAATTGTGGCGAAAGGGAATTTGCAAGAATGAAGGCTGCAGCACTGGTCTCCCTGCTTTTAAAAGAGCAACGCTAAAAAACCCTCGTGGGTTCCCGAGAGACGTCGCGATTCGCTTCCGTGGGGGATTGTGGCGAAAGGGAAGATTGCAAGAATTAAGGTTGCATAGCTGGTCTCCCTGCTTTTAAAAGAGCAACGCTAAAAAAAACCTCGTGGGCTTCAGTGGGGAATTGTGGCGGTTGCAAGAATTAAGGTTGCAGCGCTGGTCTGCCTGTTTTTAAAAGAGCAACGCTAAAAAACCCTCGTGGGCTTCCGTGGGGAACTGTGGCGAAAGGGAAGGTTGCAAGAATTAAGGTTGCAGCACTGAGTCTGGCTGCTTTTAAAAGAGTGAcgctaaaaaaaaacccctcgtGGGTTCCGGAGAGACTTTACGCTTCGCTTCCGTGGGGAATTGTGCCAAACCGGGGCTTTTAGTTGGACCCAGAGGGTTCCGACCTTTCTCTTCCCGACAGAGACAAAAACATTCGTAAATCCCGCTAGAGTTATTTAATTAAGATTTCACGCATTGATTTGCacgggtttcccccccccccccaattaggcATAAACACAATGAACGTGATCCAGAGTTTGTTTACCAATAAAGAAGCATGGACGGAGACTTTAGGACAAAACTTAATAGTTGCAGAAGGATTGCTGAAGAGTTTTGCCACGAAGCCAGTGGAATATATTCCTTTATTTTAGAGAACGCAGCCCTGCTGCTTTTCCTTGCTCAAGGAAATCGTCAAACGGCTTTGCTCGTCCCTCCAAAGTTTTCGCTCTAGAAGCCGCCTTGGGAATATAGAAGTGGCAAGTTAACCCTTTACTCTCCCTGCACACAAGAATAACAATCCCTTTCCACAGAAATTATTCAGAGGCATAATAGCGGTTTTGCATCCTTCTAGAACCTATTCAAAAAGATTTGAGCAGccgaggaggagtgggataggaggagga encodes:
- the IER5 gene encoding immediate early response gene 5 protein, with the protein product MECKLEAHRIVSISLGKMYSARGQRGGVKLHKNLLVSLVLRSARQVYLSELGCSPSPPLAAAAAAPPSAAAAPNPLREGGEEGGRPPLPFFSPPPPPPPPRAFLPPAMLPCDPRTSPWCRKLPSSGWEVQRLPRCCGSCCGSSFASEAGKRPAEAAPALDCSRKRNAALHPEETSPGTSSPLKKSRREKEEEEDDMETGNVANLISIFGSSFSGLLSKKSFGGNNPRRRRQEKEEEEAGGAEAEPGQICCDESVLRNLNPWSTAIVAF